The Leishmania major strain Friedlin complete genome, chromosome 10 genome contains the following window.
GATGATCTTCGGCGGTACACGCGTTCGAAAGAACGGCAACGCGATCCTCAGCTACTACGGCTACTTCTACcgcggcacgccggtggagtTAAACTACTTCACGACAGGTCCTGACTACATGAAGGATATCCGCGTGGTTCCGCTCCAAGATGGCCGTCTCGGCGTCTTCTCGCGTGTTCGAACGAGGGCGGAAGTATACGTGGGGTTCTCCACGGTCGACACCATTGACCACCTAACAACGGAAGTGATCGCAACGGCGAAGGCGATCGATTTCATCAGGCCAGGGACGTGGGGCGGCGTCAACCAGGCGTATCTGTTATCGAGCGGTAAAATTGGCTGCATCGGCCACTTTGCGTACAACGACACAAAGCCATCTGGGGAGCCGCTCATGGTATACATTAATATCTCCTTCGTCTTTGACGCCGAGACACGCCAGCTGGACACCGAGCACGTGATTGGAACAAAGTCATGCTATCCAGCCTGCCCGGCGAAGCTACCGGTCCTCGAGGACTGCGTTTTCGCCTCCGGCATCGTGATGCGCAGCGATGGCAAGTGCGATCTGTACAGCGGTCTTGGCGACACCCACGAGGGCCGCATCACCATCGACTACCCGTTCCATGGATATGGTAATATCGTTGGTCAAATGATCTTCTAGGCCATTCGAGGCCCAGCCTCCCTACTCACTTTCCGCTGACCCTTTCTTTCACATTGTCGGTGCTCTCTGTAGTCCTCTCCCATTTTTATCGGTTTTGTCCGCACTACCACTACCGCCCTTACTACTTTCGTGATCAGCTGTGCCTGCCGCCGGCAATCTTTTTAAACCAGTTTACCTAACGAACGCCTCCACTACCCTTCGCTACCCTTTTTACTTCACTTTCTCGAAGTGCACTGTGTGGCTGAGAGTTATTTGGTGTCTCACGAATGCCTCTCGTTTCCTTTTCGTTGATTGCTCTATGTCTCTGATAATTTTGGGATACACCTCCCCGTGTGTGGTCTCATGGTTCAGTGCCCCGACTCTGCGCGGGGGGAAGCCTGGCGTCGTCTTAACCCCTGTCGATGCCAAGCCACCTCTGGTTGTGCCAGTGACAATCACCCATGCGGTTCGGGatgtcagagcgatgcatggctgctgatgtcggcggtggggtggtggatggcgttgcgttggAGCGGCCTGAgacagcgaacacgcttgtgccatccatatcATGGGCAAAGTGTCGACGCCACTGCAATGCATCTTCACCCCGCCCTGGCGCTGCCTGCAGGTGTGGGGCGCCTGGGCCACCTCGAGGGGGATGCATCAGGTGGCTCCCGGCACCATGggggcggctgtgaggcgacccgACCTGCGAGGCAGGGGACGGGTAGAGTGTGAGGCAGAGGCTGTGCTGCGACGACTAGGTCGGCGTATCGCTGCGACCCGTGCCTACGGCTGCTTGGAACGACGCGATGCGTCCATGACATCGCCGGGGGTAGGGTGGGGGTCAGATCATGCGGTATGGGAGAACAGGAACGGTCTCAAAACGAAAGATTTGCTGTGTTTGCTCTTgcctgttttttttttggcacTTTGTAtgtttctttttgttgttttcgcATCTGCTCTTTGCTCGTGTGATGGCTTGCGTTCAcatctctgtttctctctctgcgtgtgagCAACTATTATTCTGCGGTGACGTAACGGAGCGCACTCTCTTCTCCGCACCTGCCTGCTCCTTCATGCTCCTCTTCTCGACCACTCTAGGACAATGCCGCGGCTGGACGAATCGCGGACAAGGCCGAATAAGCGGAGACCAACAGGGAAGAGCAGGCACGGCAACACGGTATCACCCCTTGTGCACAGGAGAACAAAATGAAGCTTAACAAAGAGGGTGAACGAAAGGAGGCAGTCACTACTGACATAGCCGGTACTTAGATGGTGCTGAACTGCCGCAAGATACTTTCTTCCTTCCTCAGATCCCTTGCCCTCTCGCAGGCGTGCTGCCAAGGCCCTTCTTCGTTCTCTTTCTGAGAGAGTCTGGAGTGTGCCGCCCACAACTGTTtgtgaagggagggagaagtgAGGCCCTGTGGTTCGCGGCGAGGTCCCCACCCCTCATCTCAAGCCGTCTCACTTCTCTAATGAACATCGACCGAGCCAGAGGAACTTGTGGTGTTTCATGTTTTTCGACCTTGtcccgctccctctctctggcGCGCTACTTGTCTGTGGCGAAAAATGTGATCATACACCTCCCCCTTgcgcaccttctctctcttgttctcACCCTGCTCTCAACATATGCGGAAATGATGCACCGCAACGGATGCAAGCGTCTCTTTTACCACCGCCCCCCTCTGTTCTCCTCGACTggccaacacacacgcatcaaCGTTTTCCATCGATACGCGACTCCAAAAGCTGCCGTTCTCTTCGCTCTCAtttcctctctcctcgtTAGCACCCGGACTATTTCACTTGATACTTCTTATTTCTTCGTCATATAACGTTCTTTCTCTTTACCGTTTTGGGTCATCTCGccccttttttcgtttgtggTCTGCTTTGTGCTCTTCTTCAGACGCGTACTCACTaccctttcccctccctgCCATCGTCTTAAGCTGAACCAAGGCTGCACGGCTGCATTCATTTGTCATTCACTCCTCATCTCTTCGATTCCCCTTCCACTcccacctcctcttctccgcccACCTTCTCTGGAACCTAAACAGATCAACGCCAGTACCACGAAAATGGCGAATGTCAATCCCTATTTGTGGATCGTCATTGTGGGCGGCTTCGTTTCGTTCctcaccggcgccggcgtgggCATGAACGATTTGGCCAACGCCTTTGGTACCACGTATGGTGCGCGCATTCTCACCCTCACGCAGATTGTCATCGTAGCCTCTGTTTGCGAATTTGGCGGTGCGGTGACGCTCGGTGGTGAGGTGACGTCGACCATCTCCAGTGGGGTTGCCGACCCCAAGGATTTCGCGAAACAGCCATATGTCTTCATGTACGGTATGCTTTGCGCCTGTGGCGCCGCCTTCTGCTGGCTGGCGGTAGCCACGTGGCTGCGTCTTCCCGTGTCGTCGACACACAGCATCTGCGGTGGCGTGATCGGCTTCGCGCTGGTctacggcggcggtggtgcggtgagctgggcgaagaggaaggaCGACTTCCCGTTCTTCAGCGGTGTGGCCCCGATTGTCGCCTCCTGGTTCATCTCGCCTGTGCTCACCGGCGCTGTATCGGCTATCATCTACAGCCTGGTTCGCTTCCTCGTGCTTCGCCCTAAGAACTGTGTGAAGCGCGCGATGTACACCCTGCCCGTCGTTGTGGCCATTGCCTTCTTCCTGGAGTCTTTCTTCGTGCTCTTCAAGGGTGCGTCGAAGCGCCTCAAGTGGTCGGTGGGCAAAGCTGCCTGGGTGGCTACGTGCAttggcgccggcgctggcgtgctcTCGTGCGTCTTCATTCCCCTTCTGAAGCGCTTGGTTGCTCGTGACGAGGCGCATGCCTTCGCTGCATCTGAGGAGCGTCCGAGCACGACGGAGGGATCGACTCAGCGTGAGCCTCTCAACGACGAGGACGTGCACAAGGCTCGTGAGGTCACTGGCGACGTTGTCAGCCAATCGGAGGCCTCCGACTCAGAGCAATCGGAGGAGCGCCAGGTCACTGGTGCCAGCGGCCTTCAGGTCCAGCAGTACGAATGGCGTGCCGAGCGCGTGTTTCGCTACCTGCAGGTGTTCACCGCCATCTGCGCCTCCTTTGCCCACGGTGCGAGCGATGTCAGTAACGCCGTCGGCCCGCTTGCCGCCATCTACCAGGTGTACCAGACGGGCGGTGTGGAGAAGAGCTCTTCTGTTCCGATCTGGGTGCTGTGCCTCGGTGGTGCCGGTCTTGTTTTGGGTCTCTCCACCTTCGGTATCCGGCTGATGCGTCTGATGGGTGAGGATCTGACTGTCATCACGCCAAGCCGCGGCTTCTCTGCGGAGCTGTCGGCCGCGCTCGTCGTGTCGTTCGCCTCCGGCTACGGCATTCCCGTCTCGTCCACTCACTGCATCACTGGCGGTGTCATCGCCGTCAGCATCGTCGACGTTGGCTTCCTGAACATCCGCTGGCTCATGGTGTTGAAGATGTACGGTGGCTGGGTGTTTACCCTCGTGGTCACCGCCATTATCTCGGCCATGTTCTTCGCCCAGGGTGCTAGTGCCCCTGCCATGTAGATCTCTCTTGGCGTGCGCTCCTGAAAGTGGCAGTTAAATGTTTACGTCGTAAGGAAAGTATTTTCCTCCTTCTTTTTGCTGGTATCACTTCGTAGTTTCTGGTGCTGAACCATTTGCAAAGCCCCCCTGCTCGCCAGACACCTTCTTTTTCCCCTCTTTGCTTCATGCCAATTTGGGTTTGccgcatgtgtgtgctttcTGCCGTAtgtgaggtgtgtgtgtgtgtgtgtgtgtgtgcttgtgtttCTTGCCGCATTGTGAGTTTTCAAGGTACATGAACAGTTGCCCACGCTCACAGGCACCTACAACGGACACGCAGCTGTGCACACACATttatcacacacacacacacacacaccttttCCCAGAAGTGCGACTTTCATTGTGCAAGGTTGACTGATCTCCTTTTAttcctgtctctctccctctctcagTCGCTGTAAAGGACGTTGCTTCGGTCTCTTGTTCATGTATTTCAATGTAATCCACTGACTTGTTTGTTTCGACTCATTTGTTTCTCCGTTCATGCCTCATCTTCGTCTTTTTTTCCGGTTGCCGACTGTTAGCTCTtgcgtgcgcttgtgtgtgcgcgtgtacgtgttTTTTTAACGTTTTCAGCGTAGCGCGTTTCGTTGTTTTCTGTGTGTTGCTGTTAATTCTTTTGTAGCTCACGGCGCTGCACTCCCATtgaaagaagagagaataACCCCAAACCTCAACCCACCAGGAGGCAGCAAGAACGCGAAAAACGAGGAATCTTAAGGCGTGCAGTGAACCCTTCCTCTTTCGCTTTCGTGTCTTTTTCGTAGCTTCTTTGCTCGTCTATATATATGCATCgatatctatatatatatatatatatatagatatatatctatatatatatatagatatatatattttttgCCTGTTCTGCTCTTcccatgtctctctctgtttcgttTCTTCATCTTCCCATCTCGCTTGTCGCTGGAAAGTCGCATTCGGAAAAGACAAACATCAGCAGGCTATGATTCATTTTCGCGCGTACCCCCTGCTCTCCTTTCGCTCAAAGATGCTTGGACAGTCGAAAGCAATAGGTCGTGATATACATCCTGTTACTCGTTTTGCTCACTTGCTTCTGACACTCCAGTCGACTCTTTGCGCGTGGGCGCCCCGTTTTGCTCTGATGTACCCTCGTATGATGAGCAAGACTCTTCGTTGCGGTGCACCCCTTTCAAAAGTGAGAACATAAAGGAAACAGTTCAACGGAAAAAACCTGTGTTTTACTTCTGTAATCAATCATATCCAGGGGAGAGCAAAGCAAGAAAGCCGTGTGAGGCTTGAGAGGTAGATGTTCACGCCTCCCTGACGAGAAACGACTTCAGGCAGTgactgctgcgcagctgtgtGACGAGAGGACAAGACATCCAAGCGTTGTCTGACATGCTGCGGAATTTGTTGCCCTTGGCGACTCTCAagtgttttctttttccctgAGAGCCTTAAGGAAGTCCAGTGACTTACCGGCAAAGAACAGTGCAGAAAAAAGACGCGTGCTGATTTCGTCTAGTCTGTTCGTCTTCGGGCAAGCGCTTCCACGTGTGCGCATGAGCCCGGCCACCTCGATGACTCGGCGACGTGGGGCAACTGCCTGTGTCCCGAGTAGGCCACCTCTTTCATATGTTTCAACCGTGATTTGATGCGCCTTCGAGTGTGCGGCACGGCTACACGGTATGCGCGTGAGCTGAATGCGCAGCTGCATACACGCTTCGCTCTCCCCGGctatgctgctgctgccggtaTGATCCCTTCCCTTTTTTGAAACGCTCTCACTCCCTCAACGTACGCCTTGCATCTTCTTTTTTCCCTCTGCGCAAACCTGCTCCCCCCTTTGCTCTCTGACAGATATAACAGCAAAAACACGAACACACCGCCCACCCTTTTGTTTCTCTTTCACTAAGACTCGTACACGTTTTCATCCACCCACTCGCCTGCCACGACTGCAATCGAAGTGTTTGCCcgctcccctcttctcccacGACCTGGCGTCTTCTTTGTACGCCCactcctccacacacacacacgcacacacacacactaagCGACCATGACCGTTGGCCAGCAGACCGGAAACGttgtcggcggcgctgacgtgctttgcgcaacgccgcccgcggagcagctgggggaggaggacaagGGCTACGTGCACCCGGACACCGCCGCGCTCTTCGACGCTTCCCCGTTCATGCGCTACATCCCGATCTTTGGAACGGCAGTGGTACCGTTTGGGCCGAAGTGTGTGATGTCACTTGGCATCGTGTACATTCTCAGCAAAGGTCTGGCGAAGACGCTGCTCAACTCTTCCAGGTACGCCATGTTCATGAAGAAGTACGGTGTCACCACGGCGGTGTACCAGCGCATCTCCGGCATTGGCTCGTTGGGCTTCTCCATCAAGCCGCTGACAGCCATCTTGAGTGACACGTTCGCCTTTTTCGGCTACACGAAGCGGTGGTACATGGCCTTGTCATGTATTGCCGGTGCGGTGTGCGCTATCGTGTACGGCGTCCTGCCCTTCAAGCAGTCGAGCGCTGGCATCGCGGGTGCTATGATTTTCATCTCGGTCTTCTGTATTGCCAACATCGATGTGCTGTCAGAGGGTCACTACAGCCGCCTTATCAAGCGCCACCCCATTCCTGGTGCCGACCTGATCTCGTGGATCTGGGCGCTTATCATGGTGGGTGCGATCATCGCGTCGACCATTCAAGGGCCGCTTTCCGACTCGGGCCGCCCCACCATCGGCATCTTCCTCTCCGCAGGCCTGCAGGCCTTctgcgttttctttttcatCTTCAACTGGTATGGCGAGAAGAAGAACCTGGTCGAACGCAAGGAGGACTACATCTTTTTGCTGAAACAGGAGGCCCAGATGCAGGAGACGGACTCGGAGCCGATCAAGGAGGGCGTGGGGATGCACGACATCACCACGGGCAAGAGCAAGACGAAGTCCACCGTGCTGTATCACGAGTCCTCCCCGCAGAACAGCGACGGGGAGCTGGTGAACTTTGGTGAGCTTGACGATGACGTGACCGAGTACGACTTTGTCGCGACAAGTTGCATGTGCGGCATCTTTGGAGTGAACAAGGAGATCATCTCTCGCAACATCTCTGTTGCCGTCTACGGTGTCATCATGACGGCTGGCGTCGTTGCGCTGACCGTGCTCAACATCATGGGTACAACCTACCAGCTGCTCTACGGCTGCGTCAGCATCTCGGTTATCCTGTGCGCGACCGGCTTCCTCTGCATCCCTATGACGATCATGAAGGCCAACTTCTTCGGGTGGTGCCAGCAGGTGTGCTACATCCTCATCTCTGGCGGGACGGACAACTTCTACATGTCGGATGCCAGCTGTCTGCCGGACGGGCCACACTTCTCTCAGACATTCTACAacaccgtcggcgccgtcatTGGCAACGCTGCCGGCGTGTTTGGTGTGTACCTGTTCGCGCGCGTCTTCTCGAAGCAGAGCTACCGCGTCACGCTAATCTGCACCACTCTTGTCCAGATTCTTGCAAGCATCTTTGACATCATCATTGTCGAGCGATGGAACTTGTACATCGGCATCCCGGACCACGCCATGTACATCATGGGTGATGCTATCGTGTACGAGGTGTGCAACATGCTGAACTTCATGCCACTGAACATGCTCATCTCGCGCCTCTGTCCGAAGGGGTGCGAGAGCACGATGTTTGCAATTTTGGCGAGCTTCAGCAACATGGGTGCGTCGACGTCGTCCACGATTGGCGCGATTCTGATGGAAACGGTGTGGCCTCTTTCCTCCAGCCCGCCGTGCGACTTCAGCAACCTGCGTTGGCTGCTCATCTCCGGCCACTTCATCACACCGCTCATCGCCATTCCGCTAGTGATTGTGCTCATTCCCGGCACCCGCATCTGCGACCCGATCGACCCGAAGGATGTCGAGGCCCTGTCCATCTTCCAGAAGTGGCTCAACAAGTTTTACGCAACGtcaagcgcacacgccaagCCCCAGCCCAAATCGCTTCCAGATTCGGAGAGGCAGCAGTAGTCGTCGGCGATGCGGTATGCGCGCCActcatgtgcgtgtgtgtcgtggCCTCTTAatttcctttttgttttcgacTTTTACGTGTGCTTGCTGCACCGCTTATTCCAGTGCACCACACATAAAcgcttatatatatatatataagtACAGCTACAgtcttttcgttgttgctAACGTGCTTGACAGCGCTCATGatgcggcaccggcaccgcagGCACCTGGAGACCCTGCactacgccgccgcctctctttccttcgGTCTTGTACTCTCGTTTTGTATATGCAACCTTCTTCAATTTTCTGTCTTGTTTTTACGAGTGTCTTTTGCTTGGGACCGTTGCATCTCATGAGGCTGCGCGTCGCTGAAGTGGGCACAGCTAGAGAAGGCAGTGTTGTTTTCGCCCCAGCGCATGAcctccttccccccaccccactgAACAAGTGACTGCGTGCTCGTTTATCTgtgctctctccccccaTATGGACGTACGTGTTTCCGTGTCGTACGTGCTGACAGGAAAAGATGAAGAAGACGCGGAGGAGAGTTTCAAGCCTTTCGGAGTaacgcacgcgcgtcgcTTCCTTTTAGCACTGGCATTTTGCTGTGTTTTCTGTCTCCTAAATTTTGTGTGCGTCTTTTCTCGCTTCGTGTAccgcctgtgtgtgtatctctAAGGTCAGGCTCAACGCTAAAGCCACCGCCAAGGAGAACCATGCAGTGTACTACAAGGTTCACTCTCGTGCTTCTCCCTAACATGTATCACCACAGCCGCAGTCCATGGGGCGTTGCGGAGACGGAAGAAAGCGAAAAAAGTGACGTGTAATGCCTTCTCTTTCGCTTCGTCATTTTATCCTTTTATGTGCTacgctctcctcctttccGTTGGCATCTttgccaccgcctctctctctctctctccatctctgccggtgcgtgcgtgcgtgtgtgtgtgtgtgtttgtgtgcatgtcttCAAGTACCATTTTGTATTTTTGGTTGTCTTTTCAGCGGTGACTTCatcctttgtttttttcttcgcttgtCTTGTCTCCTTTCGTCAGCAGACACATACGAATTTATATATCGCGCACCCCttttcttcctcccctcactgcctccgcctcgtcccccttctctgctgTATATGTATTTTTTTTCCGAATGCACGCTTGTGTATGCGCACGTATgtgtctctttctcctctctctgcaccGCATTGGCAGCACCGGCATTTGTGCACGTTGGTACACTGCAAGGAAAAATAAGCGTACGCAACGCTTCTCTCACCTCTCCTGCTTGATGGGGACACCCCAGCAACACAAAGAAGTAGTGAGCCGTTTCACACTCTTCTCACCCTGCGGCCCCTCCACATTGTTACACGTGGTCGCTGGTGACTGTCGCTTGCTTCGTGCGCACGCAAGCGGTACTGATACGCATACAGGCGCATGTGCGATGTCTCTTCGTGCGTGTATGTTCTGCTTGGCGGTTCAGTTGTTTCGTGCGCGACAGAGACCGTAAAGCGTCGGGTGCTGGACTGGGGCAATCGGGAGAGTGTCGAAAGGTGAGAACCGAACGAAgtgtgcgctgcggcaaCCCTCTCTCACACAAGTGGACAAATAAGACAATAGTGGAAGGAGCCTGCATGTGTTTCACGCGGTGGTGCGTTGAGAAGGGGAGTCAAAGAGAAATAGAGACTATCACTGTGCACTCAGAAACAGAACAAACATAATGGAGCACTACAGTGACTCAGTTTGTTCACGTGTCCCAGCGTCATTGGGAGATCTATGCGGGTGGAGGGGCTCTCTTTGTATGGGCGAAGGCACACTACTACTGCTTTCACACCATACCCTTACCCCCTACCCCCGTTTTTTCCCACCCACCTAACTACATAGAAGCGAGGCGTGAAGGAGAACGGAGATAAATGCCAGCAGTCACCAGTGTACATACACGGGTACACGCAAGCACGTAGGCCTAGGCGACTCCAAGTACTCCTACGCTGACGGTGCATGTGAAGTATCGGAGAGCGCGTCGCATCCCTGTGCACGTGTCTGCTCGCTCCTCCTGCTTTCAGCCTGCCTTTGCTCTTTTGTGTCCGTACTTGTTTTTACTGCGATTTCTTTAGTTTGGCTCGAGCTGACACCGTAACGGAGGCCTGCCTCTCTTCGGCTCTTTGTTTCTCTGACCTTCCTTTCTTCCTCGCAGGCTCCACCATCTCTGTTGTCCAAAGTTGGCTTTGGTGATGTCGGCATTTCCGTAAGCacaaacgaaacaaaaagaacACACCGAAAAAGTGTACCGAACGGTTCTGTGCGCTATCATGGCGTGTCGTTGACCGTGCCGTTTGCGCGATGCCACACATCGTGCGACTGGCAGGCGGTACGGCCGCAGAGTGCTGAGCACTTCCCTTTGCGTTGTCTCCAGCGGCTCTTGTGTGAGAGTgagtgttttttttttttgcgtggTGCTGCGTAGAAGGTTGAGGCAGACAAGAAGACGTTGTCCTCCTCGTTCTCTGACTGTGTCACGTCTACAGACGCACAGACCCGTAAGGTacgcctctctctcacgcacttgacggcgttgctggtgcgtgccggcgcggGTCACACGCGGAAGCGATCATGTGCGGAGAGGAGCCACAGGCGGGCGTAATAGCAGCAATGCTACGATGTCACATGCGGCGCCCATTTCTCCATTTGCTTTCATCATCCCATCGCCTCTCCCTTTGTTTCGGGTCTCTTCTTCACGTGTTGCACAGCCTCAcaggacacacacgcacacacacacatacacgtgcacacagacacgcctGTTCTCTGTGATCCCGCAACATTCACACGCCCCTGCAGCGGACGGCAAAGA
Protein-coding sequences here:
- a CDS encoding phosphate-Repressible Phosphate Permease-like protein — protein: MANVNPYLWIVIVGGFVSFLTGAGVGMNDLANAFGTTYGARILTLTQIVIVASVCEFGGAVTLGGEVTSTISSGVADPKDFAKQPYVFMYGMLCACGAAFCWLAVATWLRLPVSSTHSICGGVIGFALVYGGGGAVSWAKRKDDFPFFSGVAPIVASWFISPVLTGAVSAIIYSLVRFLVLRPKNCVKRAMYTLPVVVAIAFFLESFFVLFKGASKRLKWSVGKAAWVATCIGAGAGVLSCVFIPLLKRLVARDEAHAFAASEERPSTTEGSTQREPLNDEDVHKAREVTGDVVSQSEASDSEQSEERQVTGASGLQVQQYEWRAERVFRYLQVFTAICASFAHGASDVSNAVGPLAAIYQVYQTGGVEKSSSVPIWVLCLGGAGLVLGLSTFGIRLMRLMGEDLTVITPSRGFSAELSAALVVSFASGYGIPVSSTHCITGGVIAVSIVDVGFLNIRWLMVLKMYGGWVFTLVVTAIISAMFFAQGASAPAM
- a CDS encoding putative pteridine transporter, which gives rise to MTVGQQTGNVVGGADVLCATPPAEQLGEEDKGYVHPDTAALFDASPFMRYIPIFGTAVVPFGPKCVMSLGIVYILSKGLAKTLLNSSRYAMFMKKYGVTTAVYQRISGIGSLGFSIKPLTAILSDTFAFFGYTKRWYMALSCIAGAVCAIVYGVLPFKQSSAGIAGAMIFISVFCIANIDVLSEGHYSRLIKRHPIPGADLISWIWALIMVGAIIASTIQGPLSDSGRPTIGIFLSAGLQAFCVFFFIFNWYGEKKNLVERKEDYIFLLKQEAQMQETDSEPIKEGVGMHDITTGKSKTKSTVLYHESSPQNSDGELVNFGELDDDVTEYDFVATSCMCGIFGVNKEIISRNISVAVYGVIMTAGVVALTVLNIMGTTYQLLYGCVSISVILCATGFLCIPMTIMKANFFGWCQQVCYILISGGTDNFYMSDASCLPDGPHFSQTFYNTVGAVIGNAAGVFGVYLFARVFSKQSYRVTLICTTLVQILASIFDIIIVERWNLYIGIPDHAMYIMGDAIVYEVCNMLNFMPLNMLISRLCPKGCESTMFAILASFSNMGASTSSTIGAILMETVWPLSSSPPCDFSNLRWLLISGHFITPLIAIPLVIVLIPGTRICDPIDPKDVEALSIFQKWLNKFYATSSAHAKPQPKSLPDSERQQ